The nucleotide window ACATTCAGGGCCTGTGGGTTGAACGTGTCGATATAGGCGCCGCGGCAGCCGCGCCTGATGGCCTCGGCCTCCGCGGCAGCCAGCATCTGGCCGGCAAGGCCCTGGCCGCGGTGGCTCTCAGCTACGAACAGCCATTGCACATAGAGCCAGCCCCAGGCGGTATAGCCCGATATGCCGGCAACGATCAGCCCTTTACCGTCGCGCACCAGAACAGCCAGGGCCTTGCGCTCGGCCGGGCCGACATCGGCCTGGTTGAATGCAGCCAGAGCTGAGCCGATGGCCTCAAGGTCCTCCTGGTCCGGGGTGTCCGTCACTTCCAGGGTGGGCGCGCGCATGGCTCAGGCTGCCAATAGACCACCGGTCAGGGGATATGGCGCCCCGGTGGTGGTGGGAAAGCTGATCGGCAGGCTGCGCATGACGCGGACGGCGAGGAAGGCAAAGCATTCCGCTTCGATCGCGTCGCCACGCCAGCCGACGGCTTCGGCCGGAACGGCTTCGACAGCGGCGCGGGTGCCGAGCATGGCCATGACGGCCGGATTATGCCGCCCGCCACCGCAGACCACCAGCTTTTCGGGGCGTTGCGGAAGGAGGTCGAGCGCTTTTCCCACAGCTCCCGTCGTGAAGGCCGTCAGCGTCGCTGCGCCGTCTTCGACGCTCAGGCCATCGGCCATGGTGGAGAGGAAGTCGAAGCGGTCGAGCGATTTCGGATAGGGGGCGGAGAGATAGCGATGGGTCAGAAGGCGGGCGAGGCGCTCTTCATCGACCTTGCCGCGCAGGGCCATTTCGCCATTCCGGTCCATATCGCCAAGACCGTGCGCTTTGATGAAGTCATTGATCGGCGCATTGGCCGGGCCGGTATCGAAGGCGATCAGCGTGTCGGTACCATCCCAGAAGGTGACATTGGCGACCCCGCCAAGATTGAGAACGGCGGTCTTGCCATCAGTGGCCCCGACCTTCCTGAGCAATGCCTGATGATAGAGCGCGGCCAAGGGCGCACCTTGGCCGCCGGCCTGCACATCGGCTGAGCGGAAATCGTAAGCAACTCTGATACCGGTCAGGGCATGCATGAGTGCGCCATTGCCGAGCTGCCGGGTGGCGCCGATGCGGCCCGGTTGCGGCGCGCGATGCAGAACCGACTGGCCGTGGAAACCGATAATGCCAATGTCCTCGGGCTTGAGGCCGGCCTGAGCCACGAGGTCGAGCACTGCGGCCGACTGGGCGCGGGTCAGTGCATCCTCGGCTTCTGCGAAAATGGCAGGCTCCGGGCCCTCAAAATTCCACTTACGCGCCTGCGCCAGGGTTTGTTCGAGCAGGTCGCGGATCGATTGCGGGTAGGGCGCTAGCGTATAGGCACCGAACTCTTCGATGGTTTCGCCGTCGGTGCGTAGCAGCGCCACGTCGATATTGCCGTCGAGCACAGTGCCCGTCATCAGTCCAACGGCCCAGATCGGCTCCATGACAATCTCCCTATTCTGCATTGATGGCATCGCCCACGGCGCGGCGCAGCGGGATAATGCCGCTGTCGAAATGGCGGGTGGGGTGTACGCGGTTGGTCAAAAGCGTCCAGGCATGGCCGCGGGTGAAATCGATCCACAGCCCGGTGCCGGTAAATCCGGTATGGCCAATGGTCTGGCTCGAACAACGTTCGCCACCTGACCAGCCTTCAAAGGGACGCTCCCAGCCATGCGTGCGGCGCGCCGAGATTGGGGTGCGGATCAGAGCATCGGAGCCGGCGGTCTTGAGCTTATCTTCGGCGAAATCGAGCACGCTGGTCACCGTGCCAAACAGGCCCGCATGGCCCGCGCCTTGCAGCGCCGAACAATTGTCGTCATGCACTTCGCCCACCAGCACGCGGTGGCGCCAATAGCAATCTTCGGTGGCCGCAGCACTATTCGGATCGGCCGACCAGGCAAAGCCCTGTCCCGGATCCTGCTCGCGAATCCATTTGCCTTCGAGCCGCTCGAGCGCGAGGCCGAGCAGGATGAAGTTGATATCCGAATAGACGGCAGGACCGGCTGGAAACTCATGCTGCAAGAGGAAGGTGCGCAGTAGGTCCGGGTCGCGGCCATAGGTATAGAGCGGGAAAACGGCCGGGTAGGGCGTTTGGTGGCCGAGGCACTGGCGGAACGTGACCTTCCGCTCCCAATTGTCGAGATTGTAATGTCGGTAGTCCGGCATGACGCTGGTTAGCGGCGCATCGAGATCGATGCAGTCCGCATCGGCCAGCGCCAACACGCGTTCGGTGGTGAACAGCACCTTGGTGAGCGATGCCAGATCGAACCAGGTATCCTCCCGCATCGGCCGGCTTATGGGCACGGTCTGGGCCAGACCCATGGCCCGGGTGGCGCGATTGCCGTTCCGGTCGACCACGCCCAGCACGCCGCCCGGAATAAGGCCGGTTTCGATCGCGGCGGCCAGGGGTGCAAAGGCGCGATCCAGTTGCGAGTTGACACGGCTCATGACGTTTCCTCTATGCGGACACGGTGATCCTTGCCAGCCTCGCGCCAACGCGACGCGGGTGGCTCATAGCCGGGCGGCCGGACCAACGAAGGGACCTGCGTCATATCGACGGCAAACCTTTGCCGGCGCCGCTCAATGGCCGGAACGGCGGCAATCAGGCGCTTGGTATAGCTGTGCTGTGGATCGGAGAGCACGGCGTGCGCCTCGCCCATTTCAACGATCTGGCCGGCAAACATTACCGCGACGCGATGGGCAATGCGTTCGACGACGGCCATATCATGGGAGATGAACAGATAGGCCAGGCCAAATTCGCGCTGCAGATCGATCAAGAGGTCGAGCACTTTGGCCTGGACCGACACGTCGAGCGCCGACACTGCCTCATCCAGCACCACCACATCGGGATTGAGCATTAGCGCCCGGGCGATGCAGAGACGTTGGCGCTGTCCACCCGAAAATTGATGCGGATAGCGGGACAGCGCATCCGCTGGCAGGCCGACGCGGTCGAGCAGGAAGGCCATGCGCTTGCGCAGCTTGTCGTTGCGCCGCTGTCCATTTGCGAGGGCGGGTTCGGCCAGCAGCGCCTCCACATTAAGGCGCGGATTGAGCGAGGCGAAGGGGTCCTGGAACACCATCTGAACCGGACGACCGGAATGACCCGAGCCAATCGTAACGGCGCCGCGCGTGCGACTGTTGAGGCCCAAAAGGGCGCGGGCGGTCGTCGACTTGCCGCAGCCGCTCTCGCCCACAATGGCCAAGGTCTCGCCCGGCACAAGGTCGAAGCTGACGCCGTCCACCGCATGGATGGCACCCTTGGGCTTCAACCAGGCCCGTCCCACCGGGAAGCGCACTACCAGATCGTCAACCGAAACGATGGGATCGTGCGCAACCGATCGCGTGCTGTCATTGCGCACCGCCTTACCAGACGTGAAATGCGGCACAGCCCGCAAAAGGTGCCTGGTATAGTCGTGCTGGGGATCATCCAATATGGCATCGGCCGCGCCCTGTTCGACCGCCAGCCCATTCTGCATGACCATGATGCGGTCGGCGATGCCGGCAACAAGCCCGATATCATGGGTGATGAAAATCATCGCCATGCCGGTCTCTTCGCGCAGCTCGGCCAAAAGGCCCATGATCTGGGCCTGCACGGTGACATCGAGGGCGGTCGTCGGCTCGTCGGCTATAAGCAGGCGCGGGCTGGCGGCCAGGGCCATGGCGATCATGATACGTTGTCGCATGCCGCCCGAAAGCTGGTGCGGGTAATAGCCGAGGCGCGAATGCGCATCGGGAATGCGGACCCGGGCCAGTACATCGAGAGTTGCGGAATGCGCCTGCGTCCCGGTTAGCCCTTTGGAGAGACGGAACGCCTCCTCAATCTGTGCGCCCACGGTGTGCACCGGGTTGAGCGAGGTCATGGGTTCCTGAAAGATCATGCCGATATCGCGGCCCCGAATGCCCAGCATGGTCTTTTCGTTCGCCTTCGCGACATCGAGCGCAGTTCCAT belongs to Devosia sp. XK-2 and includes:
- a CDS encoding GNAT family N-acetyltransferase, whose product is MRAPTLEVTDTPDQEDLEAIGSALAAFNQADVGPAERKALAVLVRDGKGLIVAGISGYTAWGWLYVQWLFVAESHRGQGLAGQMLAAAEAEAIRRGCRGAYIDTFNPQALNVYERAGYRVFGALPDFPKGRSRSFLSKTL
- a CDS encoding anhydro-N-acetylmuramic acid kinase: MEPIWAVGLMTGTVLDGNIDVALLRTDGETIEEFGAYTLAPYPQSIRDLLEQTLAQARKWNFEGPEPAIFAEAEDALTRAQSAAVLDLVAQAGLKPEDIGIIGFHGQSVLHRAPQPGRIGATRQLGNGALMHALTGIRVAYDFRSADVQAGGQGAPLAALYHQALLRKVGATDGKTAVLNLGGVANVTFWDGTDTLIAFDTGPANAPINDFIKAHGLGDMDRNGEMALRGKVDEERLARLLTHRYLSAPYPKSLDRFDFLSTMADGLSVEDGAATLTAFTTGAVGKALDLLPQRPEKLVVCGGGRHNPAVMAMLGTRAAVEAVPAEAVGWRGDAIEAECFAFLAVRVMRSLPISFPTTTGAPYPLTGGLLAA
- a CDS encoding serine hydrolase domain-containing protein, with the translated sequence MSRVNSQLDRAFAPLAAAIETGLIPGGVLGVVDRNGNRATRAMGLAQTVPISRPMREDTWFDLASLTKVLFTTERVLALADADCIDLDAPLTSVMPDYRHYNLDNWERKVTFRQCLGHQTPYPAVFPLYTYGRDPDLLRTFLLQHEFPAGPAVYSDINFILLGLALERLEGKWIREQDPGQGFAWSADPNSAAATEDCYWRHRVLVGEVHDDNCSALQGAGHAGLFGTVTSVLDFAEDKLKTAGSDALIRTPISARRTHGWERPFEGWSGGERCSSQTIGHTGFTGTGLWIDFTRGHAWTLLTNRVHPTRHFDSGIIPLRRAVGDAINAE
- a CDS encoding ABC transporter ATP-binding protein, with translation MTELLSVRDLRVSFGRDPEANEVVRGVSFDLAAGETLAIVGESGSGKSVTALSVNRLVDFGGGRITGGAIHLTRSDGTALDVAKANEKTMLGIRGRDIGMIFQEPMTSLNPVHTVGAQIEEAFRLSKGLTGTQAHSATLDVLARVRIPDAHSRLGYYPHQLSGGMRQRIMIAMALAASPRLLIADEPTTALDVTVQAQIMGLLAELREETGMAMIFITHDIGLVAGIADRIMVMQNGLAVEQGAADAILDDPQHDYTRHLLRAVPHFTSGKAVRNDSTRSVAHDPIVSVDDLVVRFPVGRAWLKPKGAIHAVDGVSFDLVPGETLAIVGESGCGKSTTARALLGLNSRTRGAVTIGSGHSGRPVQMVFQDPFASLNPRLNVEALLAEPALANGQRRNDKLRKRMAFLLDRVGLPADALSRYPHQFSGGQRQRLCIARALMLNPDVVVLDEAVSALDVSVQAKVLDLLIDLQREFGLAYLFISHDMAVVERIAHRVAVMFAGQIVEMGEAHAVLSDPQHSYTKRLIAAVPAIERRRQRFAVDMTQVPSLVRPPGYEPPASRWREAGKDHRVRIEETS